Proteins encoded within one genomic window of Bacillus thuringiensis:
- a CDS encoding M4 family metallopeptidase, translated as MKNKKTLTKVALTTGLALTAVAPYGVGHAEETDQLQVQIQEESFRSGELTQPSQKAPENVVKDALKEKTEQALSSKQVNGETGVDYKVLQKRDSYDGTTLVRIQQTYEGKEVYGHQLTAHVDNNGVIKSVSGDSAQNLKQDELKKPINLSKDEAKQYIYTKYGNDINFISGPEVKEVIFVDENNGQASNAYQVTFEAATPNYVSGTYLVNAQNGDMLKNMVQESNLKASEKLVGALKKNKKSSLTSLTGTGKDDLGISRSFGISKQSNGKYALADYTRGQGIETYDVNYRDITKEESYYPGTLATSTSTAFNDPKAVSAHYLATKVFDFYKEKYKRNSFDNKGQKVVSVVHAWDSGDTNDPKNWQNALSANNGSMLVYGDPIVKAYDVAGHEFTHAVTSSESNLEYYGESGAINEALSDIMGTSIEKYVNNGSFNWTMGEQTGSVFRDMENPASVPSSLGVPYPDDYSEFNDFNGWDQGGVHFNSSIINKVAYLIAKGGTHNGVTVKGIGEDKMFDIFYYANTDELNMTSNFKELRSACIRVATNKYGANTAEVQAVQKAFDAAKIK; from the coding sequence ATGAAAAACAAAAAGACATTAACTAAGGTAGCATTAACAACAGGTTTAGCTTTAACAGCAGTAGCACCATATGGGGTAGGGCATGCAGAGGAAACAGATCAACTACAAGTTCAAATTCAGGAGGAATCATTCCGTTCAGGTGAACTTACACAACCGTCACAAAAGGCACCAGAGAATGTAGTAAAAGATGCTCTTAAGGAGAAAACAGAACAAGCCCTTTCTTCAAAGCAAGTCAATGGAGAAACTGGAGTAGATTATAAAGTTCTTCAAAAACGTGATTCATATGATGGGACTACGCTTGTACGTATACAGCAAACATATGAAGGAAAAGAAGTATATGGCCATCAATTAACTGCACACGTAGATAATAACGGTGTTATTAAAAGTGTTTCAGGTGATAGCGCGCAAAATTTAAAACAAGACGAATTGAAAAAACCTATCAATCTATCAAAAGATGAAGCGAAACAATATATTTATACGAAGTACGGGAACGATATCAATTTTATTTCTGGGCCAGAAGTTAAGGAAGTTATTTTTGTTGATGAAAATAATGGACAAGCTAGCAATGCATACCAGGTTACATTTGAAGCTGCAACACCAAACTATGTTTCCGGAACTTATTTAGTAAATGCACAAAATGGTGATATGTTAAAAAATATGGTGCAAGAATCTAACTTGAAAGCTAGTGAAAAATTAGTTGGAGCTTTAAAGAAAAATAAAAAAAGCAGTCTTACATCATTAACGGGCACTGGAAAAGATGATTTAGGGATCTCTCGTTCATTTGGTATTTCTAAACAAAGTAATGGCAAATATGCTCTTGCTGATTATACAAGAGGGCAAGGAATTGAAACATATGATGTGAATTACAGAGATATTACTAAAGAAGAAAGCTATTATCCTGGTACATTAGCAACTAGTACTTCGACAGCATTTAACGATCCAAAAGCAGTAAGTGCTCATTACTTAGCAACAAAAGTATTTGATTTTTATAAAGAGAAATATAAGCGTAATAGTTTTGATAACAAGGGGCAAAAGGTAGTTTCAGTTGTACATGCTTGGGATTCTGGAGATACAAATGATCCGAAAAATTGGCAGAATGCGTTAAGTGCGAATAATGGTAGTATGCTTGTATATGGAGATCCAATCGTCAAAGCATATGATGTAGCTGGCCATGAATTTACACATGCTGTTACTTCTAGTGAATCTAATCTTGAATATTACGGTGAATCTGGTGCGATTAATGAGGCGCTATCTGATATTATGGGAACATCTATTGAGAAATACGTAAATAATGGAAGCTTTAACTGGACGATGGGAGAACAAACTGGATCTGTCTTCCGTGATATGGAAAACCCGGCTTCTGTTCCATCTTCACTTGGAGTACCTTATCCAGATGATTACAGTGAATTTAACGATTTTAATGGATGGGATCAAGGTGGCGTTCATTTTAATTCAAGCATTATTAATAAAGTTGCGTATCTCATTGCAAAAGGCGGAACTCATAACGGTGTAACTGTTAAAGGAATTGGTGAAGATAAAATGTTTGATATCTTCTATTACGCAAATACAGATGAGTTAAACATGACTTCTAATTTTAAAGAATTGAGATCAGCATGTATTCGAGTGGCAACTAATAAATATGGTGCGAATACAGCTGAAGTTCAAGCAGTTCAAAAAGCATTTGATGCAGCAAAAATTAAGTAA